The following proteins are co-located in the Noviherbaspirillum sp. UKPF54 genome:
- the cysT gene encoding sulfate ABC transporter permease subunit CysT translates to MGAAGTTCKGNNQGSNAASRVMPGFKLSLGFTLFYLALIVLIPLSAVFLKTFAMTWDAFWSAVTSERVVASYKLSFGASLIGAALNVLFGGIVAWVLVRYRFPGKRIIDALVDLPFALPTAVAGIALTALYSGNGWIGRYLEPAGIKVAFTPLGAVVALTFIGLPFVVRTVQPVLEEAEHELEEAAASLGANRLQTFIKVIFPTILPALLTGFALAFARATGEYGSVIFIAGNMPMVSEITPLFIITKLEQYDYAGATAIAVVMLIVSFALLLTINLLQAWTRLRGQAQKA, encoded by the coding sequence ATGGGAGCCGCCGGAACGACATGTAAGGGGAACAACCAGGGGAGCAATGCGGCGTCGCGGGTGATGCCGGGTTTTAAGCTATCGCTTGGCTTTACCCTGTTTTACCTGGCACTGATCGTGCTGATCCCGCTGTCGGCAGTGTTCCTGAAAACCTTCGCGATGACGTGGGATGCATTCTGGAGCGCTGTCACGTCGGAGCGGGTAGTCGCTTCCTACAAGCTCAGCTTCGGCGCGTCGCTGATCGGCGCGGCCCTCAATGTCCTGTTTGGCGGCATCGTCGCCTGGGTGCTGGTGCGCTACCGCTTTCCCGGCAAGCGCATCATCGATGCGCTGGTCGATCTTCCGTTCGCCTTGCCGACCGCCGTGGCCGGGATCGCGCTGACCGCTCTGTATTCGGGCAATGGCTGGATCGGCCGCTATCTGGAGCCGGCCGGGATCAAGGTCGCGTTCACGCCGCTGGGCGCGGTGGTGGCCCTGACCTTCATCGGCCTGCCGTTCGTGGTGCGCACCGTCCAGCCGGTGCTGGAGGAAGCCGAGCACGAGCTGGAAGAGGCGGCCGCCAGCCTCGGTGCCAACCGCCTGCAAACCTTTATCAAGGTGATTTTCCCGACCATCCTGCCGGCCTTGCTGACTGGTTTCGCGCTGGCGTTCGCACGCGCCACCGGCGAGTACGGCTCGGTGATCTTCATCGCCGGCAACATGCCAATGGTGTCCGAGATCACGCCGCTATTCATCATCACCAAGCTGGAACAGTACGACTACGCCGGCGCCACCGCGATCGCGGTCGTGATGCTGATCGTGTCGTTCGCGCTGCTCCTGACGATCAACCTGTTGCAAGCCTGGACGCGCCTGCGCGGCCAGGCGCAGAAAGCCTGA
- a CDS encoding FTR1 family protein: MGNSLFIVWRESVEAMLVIGILYAWLKRNDGQGTGLRALWIGVGAGIGLAALLGWGMMTAQSELAGEALEWFQTAIVFVAAALIAQMVLWMQKHGRQMKQGLERELSAATARSGAFGIAGVAALALAREGAETVIFLYGIGMDQNGGGGLALGAGLGVLLAAVTAWALNRGLGFLNYRQFFRVSGFLLLLFAVALLVNGTERVIGMGVLPALIDPLWDTSRLVDDSSPSGALLSAFTGYRARPSLMLLIVYLGYWAVVHLMQRRLQRHA; the protein is encoded by the coding sequence ATGGGAAATTCACTCTTCATCGTCTGGCGCGAAAGTGTCGAAGCCATGCTCGTCATCGGCATCCTTTACGCATGGCTCAAGCGTAACGACGGCCAGGGCACGGGCCTGCGCGCGCTATGGATCGGCGTCGGAGCCGGCATCGGCCTGGCGGCACTGCTGGGCTGGGGCATGATGACCGCGCAAAGCGAGCTGGCGGGCGAAGCGCTGGAGTGGTTCCAGACGGCCATCGTGTTCGTCGCCGCCGCGCTGATCGCGCAAATGGTGTTGTGGATGCAAAAGCACGGCCGCCAGATGAAGCAGGGGCTGGAGCGCGAGCTGTCGGCGGCGACTGCGCGTTCCGGCGCTTTCGGCATCGCCGGCGTGGCTGCGCTGGCGCTGGCGCGCGAAGGCGCGGAAACCGTGATCTTCCTGTACGGGATCGGCATGGACCAGAACGGCGGCGGCGGACTGGCGCTCGGCGCCGGACTCGGCGTGCTGCTGGCCGCCGTCACCGCCTGGGCGCTCAATCGCGGCCTGGGCTTTCTGAACTATCGCCAGTTCTTCCGCGTCAGCGGCTTCCTGCTGCTGCTGTTTGCGGTGGCGCTGCTGGTCAACGGCACCGAACGCGTGATCGGCATGGGCGTGCTGCCGGCGCTGATCGATCCGCTCTGGGACACGTCGCGGCTGGTCGACGACAGCAGCCCGTCCGGCGCCCTGCTGTCCGCGTTTACCGGATACCGCGCCCGGCCTTCGCTGATGCTGCTCATCGTCTACCTGGGCTACTGGGCGGTCGTCCACCTGATGCAACGCCGCCTGCAGCGCCATGCATAA
- a CDS encoding CysB family HTH-type transcriptional regulator, producing the protein MNFQQLRSIREAARRGYNLTEVASVLFTSQPGVSRQIRELEDELGVEIFERNGKRLTGLTEPGKGILQIIERLLLEAENLRQASQEYSGEKSGTLSIATTHTQARYALPRVVQAFRAAFPQVRVALQQSSPEHIAEWVISGKADIGIATEGLSQFEELVSFPCYSWNHMIVVPEEHPLAALERVSLNDLAAFPLITYDVGFTGRGHIDDAFRQAGIDTDIVLTAMDSDVIQQYVSLGLGVGIVASMAVERNCASGLVALEAAHLFAPNITRLAVRRGAYLRTYMLDFILQFAPQLSRADVETALRHGA; encoded by the coding sequence ATGAATTTTCAGCAACTGCGGTCGATCCGCGAAGCGGCGCGCCGCGGTTATAACCTGACCGAGGTCGCCAGCGTCCTGTTCACCTCGCAGCCGGGCGTGAGCCGCCAGATCCGCGAGCTGGAGGATGAGCTCGGCGTCGAAATCTTCGAGCGCAACGGCAAGCGCCTGACCGGCCTGACCGAGCCGGGCAAGGGCATCCTGCAGATCATCGAGCGGCTGCTGCTGGAGGCCGAGAACCTGCGCCAGGCCAGCCAGGAATATTCCGGCGAAAAGAGCGGCACCCTGTCCATCGCGACCACCCACACCCAGGCGCGCTATGCGCTGCCGCGCGTGGTGCAGGCGTTCCGTGCGGCCTTCCCGCAGGTGCGCGTCGCGCTGCAGCAAAGCTCGCCGGAACATATCGCCGAGTGGGTCATCTCGGGCAAGGCCGATATCGGCATCGCGACCGAAGGCCTGTCGCAGTTCGAGGAGCTGGTGTCGTTCCCGTGCTATAGCTGGAACCACATGATCGTGGTGCCGGAAGAGCACCCGCTCGCGGCGCTGGAGCGCGTCTCCCTGAATGATCTGGCCGCATTTCCCCTGATTACCTACGACGTCGGCTTCACCGGCCGCGGCCATATCGACGACGCGTTCAGGCAGGCCGGCATCGACACCGACATCGTGCTGACCGCGATGGATTCGGACGTGATCCAGCAGTATGTGTCGCTGGGGCTGGGCGTGGGCATCGTGGCGTCGATGGCGGTCGAGCGCAACTGCGCGAGCGGCTTGGTCGCGCTGGAGGCGGCGCACCTGTTCGCGCCGAACATCACCCGCCTCGCGGTGCGCCGCGGCGCATACCTGCGCACCTACATGCTCGACTTCATCCTGCAGTTCGCGCCACAGCTCAGCCGTGCCGACGTCGAAACCGCGCTAAGGCACGGCGCCTGA
- the cysW gene encoding sulfate ABC transporter permease subunit CysW, with protein MNAVVSTLPVAAHGRAEPVHAPAATVEPFWVRVLLTGVALAFLTLFLFVPLAAVFAEALKKGLGTYLAAIGDPDAVSAIRLTLLTAAIAVPLNLVFGVAAAWTVAKFEFRGKSVLLTLIDLPFSVSPVISGLIYVLIFGAQGWLGPWLREHDIKILFAVPGIVLATIFVTFPFVARELIPLMQSQGTEEEEAALVLGASGWRTFWHVTLPNIKWGLLYGVILCNARAMGEFGAVSVVSGHIRGETNTMPLQVEILYNEYNFAAAFAVASLLALLALVTLALKTFVEWRAHETNLQPLREN; from the coding sequence ATGAATGCTGTCGTTTCCACCTTGCCCGTCGCTGCCCATGGGCGCGCCGAACCGGTGCACGCGCCGGCGGCCACGGTCGAGCCATTCTGGGTACGCGTACTGCTGACCGGCGTTGCGCTGGCGTTCCTGACGCTGTTCCTGTTCGTGCCGCTGGCGGCGGTCTTTGCCGAAGCCTTGAAGAAGGGACTCGGCACCTACCTGGCGGCGATTGGCGACCCCGACGCGGTGTCCGCCATCAGGCTGACCTTGCTCACGGCGGCGATCGCGGTGCCGCTGAACCTGGTGTTCGGCGTGGCCGCCGCCTGGACCGTAGCCAAGTTCGAGTTCCGCGGCAAGAGCGTGCTGCTCACGCTGATCGACCTGCCGTTCTCGGTGTCGCCGGTGATCTCCGGCCTGATCTACGTGCTGATCTTCGGCGCGCAGGGCTGGCTCGGTCCCTGGCTGCGCGAGCACGACATCAAGATCCTGTTCGCCGTGCCGGGCATCGTGCTGGCGACGATCTTCGTCACCTTTCCCTTCGTCGCGCGCGAACTGATTCCGCTGATGCAGTCGCAGGGAACGGAGGAAGAAGAGGCTGCGCTGGTGCTGGGCGCCTCCGGCTGGCGCACCTTCTGGCATGTGACGCTGCCCAACATCAAATGGGGCCTGCTGTACGGGGTGATCCTGTGTAACGCGCGGGCGATGGGCGAATTCGGCGCGGTATCGGTAGTGTCCGGCCACATTCGCGGCGAGACCAACACCATGCCGCTGCAGGTTGAGATTTTGTACAACGAATACAACTTCGCCGCCGCGTTCGCCGTTGCATCGCTGCTGGCCTTGCTCGCGCTCGTCACGCTCGCGCTGAAGACTTTCGTCGAATGGCGCGCGCACGAAACCAACCTACAACCGCTGCGGGAAAACTGA
- a CDS encoding 4Fe-4S binding protein: MHKIALEAACGSNETRSATGFLANAGHAMRRHRRVIQAIQWLVVGFYLALVVIPAFMPLPPEDAHLYNNLRLFAQFMFWGIWWPFVMVSTMLLGRVWCGVFCPEGALTELASRHGLGRAIPRWIRWGGWPFVAFVCTTVYGQLVSVYEYPQAALLVLGGSTLAAVAVGFVYGKGKRIWCRYLCPANGVFSLLAKIAPLHFRVNEEAWKRSTERAPMVNCAPLIDIRHMKSASACHACGRCSGYRDAVQLAARSPAREILATRDRDASREEAMTLIFGVIGVATAAFQWSSSRWFVQMKTVAAEWLVERDSFTLLQDDAPWWLLTHYPAANDVFTWLDGLCILAFILGGGFALGLAVLAPIWISARIAGQAQVSWRRLALGLIPMAGTGIFLGLSMLTLSHLKAERLPLEWVPPVRIALLAAGSGFSGWLGWRLIAPGLSPRRLLAFAVFLLPLALIVAVWAIAFFT; this comes from the coding sequence ATGCATAAGATCGCGCTGGAAGCTGCCTGCGGCAGCAACGAAACAAGGTCCGCCACTGGATTCCTGGCCAACGCCGGCCATGCAATGCGGCGCCACCGGCGCGTCATCCAGGCGATCCAATGGCTGGTGGTCGGCTTCTACCTGGCGCTGGTCGTCATTCCCGCCTTCATGCCGCTGCCGCCGGAAGACGCGCACCTGTACAACAACCTGCGGCTGTTCGCGCAGTTCATGTTCTGGGGCATCTGGTGGCCGTTCGTCATGGTGAGCACCATGCTGCTCGGGCGCGTCTGGTGCGGCGTGTTCTGCCCGGAAGGGGCGCTGACCGAACTGGCCAGCCGGCACGGTCTCGGACGCGCCATCCCGCGCTGGATACGCTGGGGAGGCTGGCCTTTCGTCGCCTTCGTCTGCACCACCGTGTATGGCCAGCTGGTCAGCGTGTACGAATATCCGCAGGCGGCGCTGCTGGTGCTGGGCGGTTCGACGCTTGCCGCGGTCGCGGTCGGCTTCGTCTACGGCAAGGGCAAGCGCATCTGGTGCCGCTACCTGTGCCCGGCCAACGGCGTCTTCTCGCTGCTGGCGAAAATCGCGCCGCTGCACTTCCGCGTCAACGAAGAAGCATGGAAGCGCAGCACCGAGCGCGCCCCGATGGTGAACTGCGCGCCGCTGATCGATATCCGCCACATGAAAAGCGCTTCCGCCTGCCATGCGTGCGGGCGTTGCAGCGGCTACCGCGACGCGGTTCAGCTGGCAGCGCGCAGCCCGGCAAGGGAAATACTCGCTACGCGCGACAGGGATGCCAGCCGCGAAGAAGCGATGACGCTCATCTTCGGCGTCATCGGCGTTGCCACCGCGGCCTTCCAGTGGTCGTCCAGCCGCTGGTTCGTGCAGATGAAGACGGTCGCGGCCGAATGGCTGGTCGAACGCGACTCCTTCACGCTGTTGCAGGACGACGCGCCGTGGTGGTTGCTCACGCACTATCCGGCGGCCAACGACGTCTTCACCTGGCTCGACGGCTTGTGCATCCTCGCATTCATCCTGGGCGGCGGCTTCGCGCTGGGGCTCGCGGTGCTGGCGCCAATATGGATTTCAGCCCGGATCGCGGGGCAGGCGCAGGTGTCGTGGCGGCGCCTGGCGCTCGGCCTGATTCCGATGGCCGGCACCGGCATCTTTCTCGGCCTGTCGATGCTGACCCTGAGCCACCTGAAAGCGGAGCGGCTCCCGCTGGAATGGGTGCCGCCGGTGCGTATCGCATTGCTGGCGGCAGGCAGCGGCTTTTCCGGCTGGCTCGGCTGGCGCCTGATTGCGCCCGGACTTTCGCCGCGCCGTCTGCTCGCCTTTGCCGTCTTTCTGCTGCCGCTGGCGCTGATCGTGGCGGTCTGGGCCATCGCCTTCTTCACGTAG
- a CDS encoding sulfate/molybdate ABC transporter ATP-binding protein, producing the protein MAIEVHNINKRFGGFVALDGVSLDFPQGELTALLGPSGCGKTTLLRIIAGLERPDSGQVFLDGADASSHHVRERQVGFVFQHYALFKHMTVFENIAFGLRVKPRRQRPSEAQIRRKVMSLLELVQLDWLADRYPPQLSGGQRQRIVLARALAVEPRVLLLDEPFGALDAKVRKELRRWLRNLHDELHVTSIFVTHDQEEALEVADRIVLMNKGRVEQAGAPDEVYNHPASPFVYGFLGNVNLFHGRVHEGALDAGGILLDAPDHGDARDARGTGFVRPHDIEVSRDATGQMCEAGIAARLRRAHAIGPLAQLELERADNAQLIEAVIPAERYAQLAPTEGETLLLRPKRLRVFINEASQGERA; encoded by the coding sequence ATGGCTATCGAAGTCCACAACATCAACAAGCGCTTCGGCGGCTTCGTCGCCCTCGACGGCGTTTCGCTCGATTTTCCGCAAGGCGAACTGACTGCGCTGCTCGGACCTTCCGGCTGCGGCAAGACCACGCTGTTGCGCATCATCGCCGGCCTGGAGCGGCCGGATTCCGGCCAGGTATTCCTCGATGGCGCAGACGCTTCCTCGCACCACGTGCGCGAGCGCCAGGTCGGCTTCGTGTTCCAGCATTACGCGCTGTTCAAGCACATGACGGTGTTCGAAAACATCGCGTTCGGGCTGCGCGTGAAGCCGCGCAGGCAGCGCCCTTCGGAAGCGCAGATCCGCAGGAAGGTGATGTCCTTGCTGGAACTGGTGCAGCTCGACTGGCTGGCCGACCGCTATCCGCCGCAGTTGTCCGGAGGGCAGCGCCAGCGCATCGTCCTGGCGCGCGCCCTCGCGGTGGAGCCGCGCGTGCTGCTGCTGGACGAGCCGTTCGGCGCGCTCGACGCCAAGGTGCGCAAGGAATTGCGGCGCTGGCTGCGCAACCTGCACGACGAGCTGCACGTGACCAGCATCTTCGTTACGCACGACCAGGAAGAGGCGCTGGAAGTCGCCGACCGCATCGTGCTGATGAACAAGGGCAGGGTCGAGCAGGCCGGCGCGCCGGACGAGGTGTACAACCATCCGGCGTCGCCGTTCGTGTACGGTTTTCTCGGCAACGTGAACCTGTTCCATGGCCGCGTGCACGAAGGCGCGCTCGATGCCGGCGGCATCCTGCTCGACGCGCCCGATCATGGCGACGCGCGCGATGCGCGGGGAACCGGTTTCGTGCGCCCGCACGACATCGAGGTCAGCCGCGATGCGACGGGGCAGATGTGCGAGGCGGGCATCGCCGCCCGCCTGCGGCGCGCGCATGCGATCGGGCCGCTGGCGCAGCTCGAACTGGAGCGCGCGGACAACGCGCAGCTGATCGAGGCGGTGATTCCCGCCGAACGCTACGCGCAGCTGGCGCCGACGGAGGGCGAGACGCTGCTGCTGCGTCCGAAGCGCCTGCGCGTGTTCATCAATGAAGCGAGCCAAGGGGAGCGAGCATGA